The nucleotide sequence GACGTGGGCGGGGGAAAGGTGCCGGGCGCCGAGTTTTGCTCCCTCGACGTGACCGACGAAGCAAGTGTGGACGCCTTCGCCGCCCGTTGCCGCGCCGCCGGAGCCGACGCCCTGGTGAACAACGCCGGGGTCGGCACCTTCAGGCCAGTCGAGGAAATCACCCCCGAGGATTACCGCCGCGTGATGGACACCAACGTGCTGGGCACCCTGCTCACGACCCGCGCCCTGATTGGGCACTTCCGGAACCGGGGCGGCGGGCAGGTGGTCAACGTCACCAGCGACGTGTCGGCGCGGACCTTCGCCACCGGAGCGCTCTACACCGCCAGCAAGTACGCGCAGCGGGCCGTGACGCAGGCGCTCGCCCACGAGGGCCACGCCTACGGCCTGCGCGTGACCGAGGTGCGCCCCGGCATGGTGGACACCTT is from Deinococcus wulumuqiensis R12 and encodes:
- a CDS encoding SDR family oxidoreductase, which gives rise to MTSDLKGQTGPALQGRVIAVTGASKGIGLSIAQLLTAHGAQVIGGARDVGGGKVPGAEFCSLDVTDEASVDAFAARCRAAGADALVNNAGVGTFRPVEEITPEDYRRVMDTNVLGTLLTTRALIGHFRNRGGGQVVNVTSDVSARTFATGALYTASKYAQRAVTQALAHEGHAYGLRVTEVRPGMVDTFFGDTRQGEDYKAAWLRPGDVAGAVLYALSAPAHVRIDEILLHPVVQDVAY